Genomic DNA from Bacterioplanes sanyensis:
GGGTCCGTCGCCAACACCGCAATCGACTGGCCCACCGCCATCTCGTCAATCTGGCCATGCAGCATCATCACCGGCTCCGGGCAAAACAACCCGCGCGTATCCAGCTGCACATCCGCTTGTTCAAACTCTGACATATTCTCTCCGCTAACAGATGCTTTGGTTCTAGTGGGTTCGAGCGGCAATTTGCCCCTGGCGAATCAGTTGCCAGACGGGCCACAACGCCGCCACACACAACCCAGCAGCCAAAGCAAAGTGGCCATCATATCCCAA
This window encodes:
- the tusA gene encoding sulfurtransferase TusA, with product MSEFEQADVQLDTRGLFCPEPVMMLHGQIDEMAVGQSIAVLATDPSTQRDFLKFCSFLGHELVCSKEVNGEYQFLIRKGEEE